In Brassica rapa cultivar Chiifu-401-42 chromosome A06, CAAS_Brap_v3.01, whole genome shotgun sequence, a single window of DNA contains:
- the LOC103875201 gene encoding probable disease resistance protein At5g66910 isoform X2, with product MNDVVSLGVGSVAGAVVSELLKVVIEEAKMVLTFKSVYMELASTMEDVLPIIEEIEMLPGAGELKKFKDIIDEALVLVRKCSQVKRWNLPSKAKYTRKIDEINKKMLKYCQIQLQLIMLRNQRLMMRQQGLLACQIVPDEVSTLPPDMLSDMPPNVPSDCLPVYTREAIESHLKSIKKKLDYFTVSPPVYVDLCSVPKLEKVLVGLDLPLMEVKKKFLGDDDLVVSAPPGCGKTTLVTQLCHDDEIKEKFEYIFFCDVSRVPTFRTIVQTLLQHSGYEAPTFENDFQAVGGLRKLIEELTEDGPILLVLDDVWLGADSFLQKFQINILDFKILVTSRISRKHEDLIQKTLKCCYGLPLLIEVIGVQLVRKSIDGLGEVISRSEEETVLDLQLIRKFVNWATDKVKSWFEEKTILDNPQPNVLEWLQPSLNILDPHLKDFFLDIGSFFTQGKIRVSSIIDIWMELYGKSSKSSAVYVKYLNELAFRNLLELDPPRISENKDGFYDGFLDSQHSILRDLAICQSKSEEHYERERLNLEIREDTFPDWCLDLMQPISARLLSISTDDLFSSTWAEMDCPNVEALVLNLSSSSYALPNFIATMKKLKVVAIINHGLGPAKLTNLSCLSSLPNLKRIIFENVSITMLDVLLSRLGSLEKLSLFMCRVGLEVSYNIKEIAIPEALPSLQEIDINYCYDLDELPDWVCEVVSLKKLSITNCGKFSVLPKSIGNLSNLEVLRLCSCINLYELPESTERLSNLRFLDISDCLALKKLPLEIGKLQKLKKISMRMCLGCELPDSVKNLSNLKVDCDEDTRLLWERLKPEMGSWRILMGM from the exons ATGAACGATGTGGttagtttgggggtaggttctGTTGCAGGAGCTGTGGTCTCTGAGCTCCTGAAAGTTGTTATTGAAGAGGCTAAGATGGTGTTGACTTTCAAATCTGTGTATATGGAGCTTGCATCGACGATGGAGGATGTGCTTCCGATAATCGAAGAGATCGAGATGTTGCCAGGTGCTGGAGAACTAAAGAAATTCAAGGATATAATCGATGAAGCTCTTGTACTGGTTCGGAAGTGTTCACAAGTCAAGCGGTGGAACCTACCCTCAAAAGCTAAATATACAAGAAAAATAGACGAAATCAACAAGAAGATGCTCAAGTACTGTCAGATTCAACTTCAGCTTATTATGCTTCGGAACCAACGGCTGATGATGCGTCAACAGGGATTGTTAGCTTGCCAGATTGTACCTGACGAGGTGTCTACCCTGCCCCCTGACATGCTATCTGACATGCCGCCCAACGTGCCGTCTGACTGTCTGCCCGTGTATACGAGGGAAGCCATTGAGAGTCATCTCAAAAGCATCAAAAAGAAGCTCGATTATTTTACTGTTTCTCCGCCTGTTTATGTGGATCTCTGTTCGGTCCCCAAGCTTGAAAAGGTTCTCGTTGGCTTGGATTTGCCACTGATGGAGGTAAAGAAGAAGTTCCTTGGTGATGATGATCTCGTGGTCTCTGCTCCACCCGGGTGTGGGAAAACCACTTTGGTTACTCAGCTTTGTCATGATGATGAGATCAAAG AAAAATTCGAGTACATCTTCTTTTGTGATGTGTCAAGGGTTCCTACCTTCAGGACCATCGTACAGACTTTACTCCAGCACAGCGGTTACGAAGCACCAACATTTGAGAACGATTTTCAAGCAGTTGGTGGCTTAAGGAAGCTCATTGAGGAACTTACAGAAGATGGTCCTATATTGTTGGTGTTGGATGATGTGTGGCTAGGAGCAGATTCCTTTCTTCAGAAGTTTCAGATTAACATACTGGATTTCAAGATTTTGGTGACTTCTCG GATATCACGTAAGCATGAAGATCTTATACAAAAg ACTCTGAAATGTTGCTATGGATTACCACTTTTGATTGAAGTAATCGGTGTTCAGCTTGTAAGAAAATCTATAGATGGTTTAGGAGAAGTGATAAGCCGGTCTGAAGAGGAAACAGTTCTTGATCTTCAGCTTATAAGAAAATTTGTAAATTGGGCCACAGACAAAGTGAAAAGCTGGTTTGAAGAGAAAACAATTCTTGATAATCCCCAACCTAATGTGCTCGAATGGCTGCAGCCTAGCTTGAATATCTTGGACCCTCAtcttaaagatttttttttggacattGGCTCATTTTTTACACAAGGAAAGATACGTGTTTCCAGTATAATTGACATATGGATGGAATTATACGGTAAAAGTAGTAAAAGTAGTGCCGTGTACGTGAAGTACCTCAATGAACTGGCTTTCCGTAATCTTCTTGAACTTGATCCTCCAAG GATAAGTGAAAACAAAGACGGTTTCTACGATGGATTCTTAGATAGTCAACATAGTATTCTGAGGGACTTGGCTATCTGCCAAAGCAAATCTGAGGAACACTATGAAAGAGAAAGGCTCAACCTGGAGATAAGAGAGGATACATTTCCAGATTGGTGTTTGGATCTAATGCAGCCTATAAGTGCTCGTCTTTTGTCTATCTCTACAG ATGATTTGTTCTCATCGACGTGGGCTGAAATGGATTGCCCCAATGTTGAGGCTTTAGTTCTTAATCTCTCCTCATCAAGCTATGCATTACCAAACTTCATTGCAACTATGAAGAAACTAAAGGTTGTGGCTATCATAAATCACGGTCTTGGTCCTGCAAAACTGACCAACTTGTCGTGTCTCAGCTCATTACCCAACTTAAAACGGATCATATTTGAAAATGTTTCAATCACCATGCTGGACGTTCTCCTTTCACGACTCGGCAGTCTCGAGAAGCTATCTTTGTTCATGTGCAGAGTCGGCCTTGAGGTTTCCTACAACATAAAAGAGATAGCTATCCCTGAAGCTCTACCGAGTTTACAGGAGATTGACATAAATTATTGCTATGATCTTGATGAGTTACCGGATTGGGTCTGTGAAGTTGTTTCATTGAAGAAACTAAGCATCACAAACTGTGGCAAGTTCTCTGTACTTCCAAAGTCTATAGGTAACTTGAGTAATCTTGAAGTGTTGAGGTTGTGTTCTTGTATTAATCTCTATGAGCTGCCGGAATCAACTGAGAGGCTCAGCAATTTACGGTTTCTGGATATTTCTGATTGTTTGGCACTGAAGAAGTTGCCTTTAGAGATTGGGAAGTTGCAGAAGCTGAAAAAAATCTCGATGAGGATGTGTTTGGGATGCGAATTACCGGATTCTGTGAAGAATTTAAGCAATTTGAAGGTAGATTGTGATGAAGATACTCGACTGTTGTGGGAAAGGTTGAAGCCAGAAATGGGAAGTTGGAGAATCCTGATGGGAATGTAG
- the LOC103875201 gene encoding probable disease resistance protein At5g66900 isoform X1 encodes MNDVVSLGVGSVAGAVVSELLKVVIEEAKMVLTFKSVYMELASTMEDVLPIIEEIEMLPGAGELKKFKDIIDEALVLVRKCSQVKRWNLPSKAKYTRKIDEINKKMLKYCQIQLQLIMLRNQRLMMRQQGLLACQIVPDEVSTLPPDMLSDMPPNVPSDCLPVYTREAIESHLKSIKKKLDYFTVSPPVYVDLCSVPKLEKVLVGLDLPLMEVKKKFLGDDDLVVSAPPGCGKTTLVTQLCHDDEIKEKFEYIFFCDVSRVPTFRTIVQTLLQHSGYEAPTFENDFQAVGGLRKLIEELTEDGPILLVLDDVWLGADSFLQKFQINILDFKILVTSRFEFPSFGPIYHLKPLGDEDAKSLLIERASSCFFRRISRKHEDLIQKTLKCCYGLPLLIEVIGVQLVRKSIDGLGEVISRSEEETVLDLQLIRKFVNWATDKVKSWFEEKTILDNPQPNVLEWLQPSLNILDPHLKDFFLDIGSFFTQGKIRVSSIIDIWMELYGKSSKSSAVYVKYLNELAFRNLLELDPPRISENKDGFYDGFLDSQHSILRDLAICQSKSEEHYERERLNLEIREDTFPDWCLDLMQPISARLLSISTDDLFSSTWAEMDCPNVEALVLNLSSSSYALPNFIATMKKLKVVAIINHGLGPAKLTNLSCLSSLPNLKRIIFENVSITMLDVLLSRLGSLEKLSLFMCRVGLEVSYNIKEIAIPEALPSLQEIDINYCYDLDELPDWVCEVVSLKKLSITNCGKFSVLPKSIGNLSNLEVLRLCSCINLYELPESTERLSNLRFLDISDCLALKKLPLEIGKLQKLKKISMRMCLGCELPDSVKNLSNLKVDCDEDTRLLWERLKPEMGSWRILMGM; translated from the exons ATGAACGATGTGGttagtttgggggtaggttctGTTGCAGGAGCTGTGGTCTCTGAGCTCCTGAAAGTTGTTATTGAAGAGGCTAAGATGGTGTTGACTTTCAAATCTGTGTATATGGAGCTTGCATCGACGATGGAGGATGTGCTTCCGATAATCGAAGAGATCGAGATGTTGCCAGGTGCTGGAGAACTAAAGAAATTCAAGGATATAATCGATGAAGCTCTTGTACTGGTTCGGAAGTGTTCACAAGTCAAGCGGTGGAACCTACCCTCAAAAGCTAAATATACAAGAAAAATAGACGAAATCAACAAGAAGATGCTCAAGTACTGTCAGATTCAACTTCAGCTTATTATGCTTCGGAACCAACGGCTGATGATGCGTCAACAGGGATTGTTAGCTTGCCAGATTGTACCTGACGAGGTGTCTACCCTGCCCCCTGACATGCTATCTGACATGCCGCCCAACGTGCCGTCTGACTGTCTGCCCGTGTATACGAGGGAAGCCATTGAGAGTCATCTCAAAAGCATCAAAAAGAAGCTCGATTATTTTACTGTTTCTCCGCCTGTTTATGTGGATCTCTGTTCGGTCCCCAAGCTTGAAAAGGTTCTCGTTGGCTTGGATTTGCCACTGATGGAGGTAAAGAAGAAGTTCCTTGGTGATGATGATCTCGTGGTCTCTGCTCCACCCGGGTGTGGGAAAACCACTTTGGTTACTCAGCTTTGTCATGATGATGAGATCAAAG AAAAATTCGAGTACATCTTCTTTTGTGATGTGTCAAGGGTTCCTACCTTCAGGACCATCGTACAGACTTTACTCCAGCACAGCGGTTACGAAGCACCAACATTTGAGAACGATTTTCAAGCAGTTGGTGGCTTAAGGAAGCTCATTGAGGAACTTACAGAAGATGGTCCTATATTGTTGGTGTTGGATGATGTGTGGCTAGGAGCAGATTCCTTTCTTCAGAAGTTTCAGATTAACATACTGGATTTCAAGATTTTGGTGACTTCTCGGTTTGAGTTTCCGAGTTTTGGTCCCATTTATCATTTGAAACCTTTGGGAGATGAAGATGCTAAGTCCCTTCTCATTGAGCGGGCATCTTCATGTTTTTTTCGCAGGATATCACGTAAGCATGAAGATCTTATACAAAAg ACTCTGAAATGTTGCTATGGATTACCACTTTTGATTGAAGTAATCGGTGTTCAGCTTGTAAGAAAATCTATAGATGGTTTAGGAGAAGTGATAAGCCGGTCTGAAGAGGAAACAGTTCTTGATCTTCAGCTTATAAGAAAATTTGTAAATTGGGCCACAGACAAAGTGAAAAGCTGGTTTGAAGAGAAAACAATTCTTGATAATCCCCAACCTAATGTGCTCGAATGGCTGCAGCCTAGCTTGAATATCTTGGACCCTCAtcttaaagatttttttttggacattGGCTCATTTTTTACACAAGGAAAGATACGTGTTTCCAGTATAATTGACATATGGATGGAATTATACGGTAAAAGTAGTAAAAGTAGTGCCGTGTACGTGAAGTACCTCAATGAACTGGCTTTCCGTAATCTTCTTGAACTTGATCCTCCAAG GATAAGTGAAAACAAAGACGGTTTCTACGATGGATTCTTAGATAGTCAACATAGTATTCTGAGGGACTTGGCTATCTGCCAAAGCAAATCTGAGGAACACTATGAAAGAGAAAGGCTCAACCTGGAGATAAGAGAGGATACATTTCCAGATTGGTGTTTGGATCTAATGCAGCCTATAAGTGCTCGTCTTTTGTCTATCTCTACAG ATGATTTGTTCTCATCGACGTGGGCTGAAATGGATTGCCCCAATGTTGAGGCTTTAGTTCTTAATCTCTCCTCATCAAGCTATGCATTACCAAACTTCATTGCAACTATGAAGAAACTAAAGGTTGTGGCTATCATAAATCACGGTCTTGGTCCTGCAAAACTGACCAACTTGTCGTGTCTCAGCTCATTACCCAACTTAAAACGGATCATATTTGAAAATGTTTCAATCACCATGCTGGACGTTCTCCTTTCACGACTCGGCAGTCTCGAGAAGCTATCTTTGTTCATGTGCAGAGTCGGCCTTGAGGTTTCCTACAACATAAAAGAGATAGCTATCCCTGAAGCTCTACCGAGTTTACAGGAGATTGACATAAATTATTGCTATGATCTTGATGAGTTACCGGATTGGGTCTGTGAAGTTGTTTCATTGAAGAAACTAAGCATCACAAACTGTGGCAAGTTCTCTGTACTTCCAAAGTCTATAGGTAACTTGAGTAATCTTGAAGTGTTGAGGTTGTGTTCTTGTATTAATCTCTATGAGCTGCCGGAATCAACTGAGAGGCTCAGCAATTTACGGTTTCTGGATATTTCTGATTGTTTGGCACTGAAGAAGTTGCCTTTAGAGATTGGGAAGTTGCAGAAGCTGAAAAAAATCTCGATGAGGATGTGTTTGGGATGCGAATTACCGGATTCTGTGAAGAATTTAAGCAATTTGAAGGTAGATTGTGATGAAGATACTCGACTGTTGTGGGAAAGGTTGAAGCCAGAAATGGGAAGTTGGAGAATCCTGATGGGAATGTAG
- the LOC108868848 gene encoding probable disease resistance protein At5g66900, producing MNDVVSLGVSSVAGAVASELLKVVIEEAKMVVSFKSVYMELASTMEDVLPAVIEIEMLQGAGELKKLKDIIDEALVLVRKCSQVKRWNLPSKAKYTRKIEEINKKVLKFCQIQLQLIMLRNQRLIMHQSGFFSYMSMPLEGSTMMSDILPEDTREAIESHLKSINMKIDGLSVYPPVYRDLCSVPKLDKVLVGLDLPLLEIKTKLFKDDDPVVSLVVSAPPGCGKTTLVTQLCHDDEIKEKFEYIFFCVMSSAPTFRTIVQNLLQHNGYEAPTFENDSQAADGLRNLLEELQEEGPILLVLDDVCQGADSFLQKFQINILNFKILVTSRFEFPSFGPTCHMNPLGDEDAKSLLIEKASLRHLSFKNDHIFQEILKRCYGFPFLIEEIGVRLVKEAVKEGVLLQVESESEEETTFNSPHM from the exons ATGAACGATGTGGTAAGTTTGGGAGTAAGTTCTGTTGCAGGAGCTGTGGCCTCCGAGCTCCTCAAAGTCGTTATTGAAGAGGCTAAGATGGTGGTGTCGTTCAAATCTGTGTATATGGAGCTCGCATCGACGATGGAGGATGTGCTTCCAGCAGTCATAGAGATCGAGATGTTGCAAGGTGCAGGAGAACTAAAGAAACTCAAGGATATAATCGATGAAGCTCTTGTACTGGTTCGTAAGTGTTCACAAGTCAAGCGGTGGAACCTACCCTCAAAAGCTAAATATACAAGAAAAATAGAGGAAATCAACAAGAAGGTGCTCAAGTTCTGTCAGATTCAACTTCAGCTTATTATGCTTCGGAACCAACGGCTGATTATGCATCAATCCGGATTTTTTTCTTACATGAGTATGCCGTTGGAGGGGTCTACCATGATGTCTGATATTCTGCCTGAGGATACGAGGGAAGCCATTGAGAGTCATCTCAAAAGCATCAATATGAAGATCGATGGTTTGAGTGTTTATCCGCCTGTTTATAGGGATCTTTGTTCGGTCCCCAAGCTTGATAAGGTTCTCGTTGGTTTGGATTTGCCATTGTTGGAAATAAAGACGAAGCTCTTTAAGGATGATGATCCAGTGGTTAGTCTTGTGGTCTCTGCTCCTCCCGGGTGCGGGAAAACCACATTGGTCACTCAGCTTTGTCATGATGATGAGATCAAAG AAAAGTTCGAGTATATCTTCTTTTGTGTCATGTCAAGTGCTCCTACCTTCAGAACCATAGTACAGAATTTACTCCAGCACAACGGTTATGAAGCACCTACATTTGAGAACGATTCTCAAGCAGCTGATGGTTTAAGAAATCTGCTTGAGGAACTTCAAGAAGAGGGTCCTATATTGTTGGTGCTGGATGATGTGTGCCAAGGAGCAGACTCTTTTCTTCAGAAATTTCAGATTAACATACTGAATTTCAAGATTCTGGTGACTTCTCGGTTTGAGTTTCCGAGTTTTGGTCCCACTTGTCATATGAACCCTTTGGGAGATGAAGATGCTAAGTCCCTTCTCATTGAGAAGGCATCACTTCGCCACTTATCATTTAAGAATGATCATATTTTCCAGGAG ATTTTGAAACGTTGCTATGGATTTCCATTCTTAATTGAAGAAATTGGCGTTCGACTTGTAAAAGAAGCTGTAAAAGAGGGAGTACTACTTCAAGTCGAAAGCGAGTCTGAAGAGGAAACAACTTTTAACAGTCCTCACATGTAA
- the LOC103875202 gene encoding alkane hydroxylase MAH1 translates to MAFICIPIVCFLILLHFFIKKPNMSFITTNWPLIGMLPGLFMVLHRVYDFTVELLESSNLTFQFKGPWLSGMDMLATVDPANIHYMLSSNFLNYNKGPEFKEIFDVFEDVIFNVDAELWYNSRKAAEGILRHQGFPRVSMSATRRKLKNGLVPVFDHFAKEGMVMNLQDVFRRFTFDTSMGLITGSDPTTLSIDMPENEFYKALTEAIDGILYRKIKPRFLWKLQRWMRLGIEKKMLEASDIFYRVCAKYISAKREEVRRLQGISHHSTNEEFKDLLTSYIKLDTTKYKILNPSDDHFLKDVILSYIVAARDTTASALTWFFWLLSENPDVVAKIRQEINKNLPKSKTGMEKSSFDPTELNKLVYLHSALYESMRLYPPVPFEHACPVNKDVLPSGHKVDANSKIIIPLYALGRMKAVWGQDASEFKPERWVSNTGSLRHEPSFKFLAFNAGPRSCLGKQLAMNMMKTVIVEILQNYDIHVIKGQKIETFPGLMLLMMHGFSVTITKRDSALVQSIVN, encoded by the coding sequence ATGGCTTTTATATGCATACCTATCGTTTGCTTTCTCATCTTACTTCACTTTTTCATCAAGAAACCAAATATGAGCTTCATTACGACTAACTGGCCTCTTATCGGGATGCTCCCGGGGTTGTTTATGGTGCTCCACCGGGTCTATGATTTCACCGTGGAGCTGCTTGAGAGCTCCAACTTGACATTTCAATTCAAGGGTCCATGGTTGTCTGGTATGGATATGTTGGCCACCGTTGATCCAGCTAATATTCACTATATGTTAAGCTCAAACTTCTTGAATTACAACAAAGGTCCTGAGTTCAAAGAGATCTTTGATGTTTTCGAAGATGTGATATTCAACGTGGACGCGGAGCTTTGGTATAATTCCAGGAAGGCAGCGGAGGGCATTCTTAGACATCAGGGGTTTCCCAGAGTTTCTATGAGTGCCACAAGAAGAAAACTCAAGAACGGGCTTGTGCCTGTTTTCGATCATTTCGCAAAGGAAGGGATGGTCATGAACTTGCAAGATGTGTTCCGGAGATTCACTTTCGACACGTCCATGGGTCTGATAACTGGTTCTGATCCTACAACTCTCTCCATCGACATGCCAGAGAATGAGTTCTACAAGGCTCTTACTGAGGCTATAGATGGGATTttgtatagaaaaataaaaccaaGATTCTTGTGGAAGCTACAAAGGTGGATGCGATTGGGAATAGAGAAGAAAATGTTAGAAGCTAGTGACATTTTCTATCGTGTGTGTGCTAAATACATATCAGCTAAGAGAGAGGAGGTAAGAAGACTACAAGGCATTAGTCATCATTCCACTAACGAAGAATTCAAAGATTTGTTGACGTCCTACATAAAGCTAGACACAACCAAGTACAAGATCTTGAACCCTAGTGATGATCATTTCCTCAAAGATGTCATCTTGAGTTACATTGTAGCAGCGAGAGATACCACTGCCTCTGCACTCACTTGGTTTTTCTGGCTTCTCTCAGAAAACCCTGACGTGGTGGCCAAGATTCGccaagaaatcaacaagaatcTGCCAAAATCCAAAACTGGCATGGAGAAGTCATCTTTTGATCCCACTGAGCTCAACAAGCTGGTGTATTTACATAGCGCGTTGTATGAATCAATGAGGTTATACCCACCAGTTCCGTTCGAACACGCGTGTCCTGTAAACAAAGATGTGCTTCCAAGCGGGCATAAAGTCGATGCAAACTCCAAGATAATAATCCCTCTTTACGCGCTTGGGAGGATGAAAGCTGTATGGGGACAAGATGCGTCTGAATTCAAGCCAGAGAGATGGGTTTCCAATACAGGTAGCTTGAGGCATGAACCTTCCTTCAAGTTCTTAGCCTTTAATGCTGGCCCGAGAAGTTGCCTTGGTAAGCAGTTAGCTATGAATATGATGAAGACAGTTATTGTCGAGATATTACAAAACTATGACATTCATGTCATCAAAGGCCAGAAGATCGAGACATTTCCTGGTCTTATGCTTCTCATGATGCACGGGTTTAGCGTCACAATTACTAAGCGAGATTCAGCTTTAGTGCAGTCTATAGTAAACTAA